A part of Methanomassiliicoccales archaeon genomic DNA contains:
- a CDS encoding MFS transporter, whose amino-acid sequence MKRHDPNLKVPSKVKWLIILTSFVAIGHGFLITAVSAYLPEMGISSEQVGAILGASGLAMVICAIPFGILSDRIGRKKVLMVGLVTTPPVLLICSISHSAELFLVANILMGISEGAFLSAWNAMIADQTTVDNRDLAFSMSFIVYGGFTGLGFALPVSFPFIQDITGLSSVEVHSYAFLVLGLLSVISPITIWRLLRDYKERAPSVRVKRGLLKPNSKRALLRFSVNNMLIGLGAGLIIPLVPTWLFLEYGVPDTYSGPLLALSSITIGFAAIFSAGIAHKLGPVKAIVLTQASSTIFMFAIPFMPGATEAAAVYLVRAALMNMAGPIMDAYLMGIIDKDDRGIASAINSIIWRLPNSATTIIGGILLASGYYALPFILASTIYLIAITAFYINFKDVSPNRDIQVA is encoded by the coding sequence ATGAAAAGGCACGATCCGAACCTCAAGGTCCCATCAAAGGTCAAATGGCTCATCATTCTGACGTCGTTCGTGGCCATAGGTCATGGCTTCTTGATCACCGCGGTGTCGGCCTACCTTCCAGAGATGGGAATAAGCTCTGAACAGGTCGGGGCGATATTGGGCGCTTCTGGACTTGCGATGGTAATCTGTGCCATCCCCTTCGGGATATTGTCCGACAGGATAGGTCGGAAGAAGGTGCTCATGGTGGGCCTCGTCACCACCCCACCAGTGTTGCTAATCTGCTCCATTTCCCATTCTGCCGAGCTCTTCCTCGTTGCCAACATTCTCATGGGGATCTCCGAGGGTGCATTCCTCTCAGCTTGGAATGCAATGATAGCAGATCAGACCACTGTCGACAACAGGGACCTTGCCTTCTCCATGTCCTTCATCGTCTATGGTGGATTCACAGGCCTTGGTTTTGCCCTACCGGTCTCCTTCCCTTTTATCCAGGACATCACAGGGCTTTCGTCGGTCGAGGTCCACTCATATGCCTTTCTGGTCCTTGGCCTTCTTTCCGTGATCTCCCCCATAACGATCTGGCGTCTTTTAAGGGACTATAAAGAAAGAGCACCATCGGTCAGGGTCAAGAGGGGCCTATTGAAGCCGAACAGCAAGAGGGCATTGCTGAGGTTCTCAGTGAACAACATGCTGATCGGGCTCGGTGCCGGGCTCATCATACCCCTGGTCCCTACCTGGCTATTTCTTGAGTATGGGGTTCCAGATACTTACTCAGGCCCTCTTCTGGCATTATCAAGCATCACGATAGGGTTCGCCGCGATCTTCAGCGCAGGCATCGCGCACAAGCTTGGGCCCGTCAAGGCGATAGTCCTCACCCAGGCCTCATCGACCATCTTCATGTTCGCAATTCCGTTCATGCCAGGGGCGACAGAGGCGGCGGCCGTGTACCTGGTGAGGGCAGCGCTCATGAACATGGCAGGGCCCATTATGGATGCATACCTGATGGGGATAATCGATAAGGATGACAGAGGCATCGCGAGCGCGATCAATTCGATAATATGGAGGCTCCCTAACAGTGCAACCACGATCATCGGAGGGATACTTCTCGCCTCTGGTTATTATGCACTGCCATTCATCTTGGCCTCGACGATATATCTCATAGCGATAACCGCCTTCTACATTAATTTCAAGGATGTCAGTCCAAACCGCGACATTCAGGTGGCATGA
- a CDS encoding DUF2284 domain-containing protein — protein sequence MSADERDLRKLVEKALNDGASRAIAVPASAVTIDPRARMKCQVPVCKNYNHNLMCPPNVMTPTEFEGVLSRFSDAILVQYVFQRDIEKPVPFNTIKENDVYGQEGNDGHEKSHRHAFKQITAKLNELEAEAMRMGYRFATALTGGPCSLCDECVGIGGRCRHPFQARPSMEAMGIDVIATAGNAGLPLEYPARKKALLTGLLLVD from the coding sequence ATGTCGGCTGATGAACGTGATCTGAGGAAGCTGGTGGAAAAAGCGCTAAATGACGGGGCTTCAAGAGCGATCGCGGTCCCGGCGTCCGCGGTCACCATCGACCCGAGGGCGAGGATGAAATGCCAGGTCCCGGTATGTAAAAATTATAATCACAACCTCATGTGCCCGCCCAACGTGATGACACCCACAGAGTTTGAAGGCGTTCTGAGCAGGTTCTCGGACGCCATCCTAGTTCAGTATGTTTTTCAGCGCGATATAGAGAAACCGGTCCCCTTCAATACCATTAAAGAAAATGACGTTTACGGTCAGGAGGGGAACGATGGTCATGAAAAAAGCCACCGCCATGCCTTCAAGCAGATTACGGCCAAATTGAACGAGCTCGAGGCCGAGGCCATGCGAATGGGATATAGGTTCGCGACCGCGCTTACTGGTGGTCCATGCTCGCTCTGCGATGAGTGCGTTGGCATCGGAGGACGGTGCAGACACCCGTTCCAAGCCAGACCGAGCATGGAGGCCATGGGCATCGATGTGATAGCCACGGCCGGGAACGCAGGTCTACCTTTGGAATATCCTGCAAGGAAGAAAGCACTGTTGACAGGGTTGCTTCTGGTGGATTGA
- a CDS encoding TetR/AcrR family transcriptional regulator codes for MCERKRKGTRERQKQIIDISLKVIDKEGIQGLTLKRIASEIGISDVALLRHFSSKEEILEALAQKVFFENVVTEEEGWSEDVLSSLRSLTKRQFEAFEQCPQATAVLFQEEIFREYPKIREWFIRRRSERHAKIVNMVLKGQSTGRISPSVDPSAFATIYMGAIRMTVMEWRDSGYVWSLVDRSGPLVDMLLRVLR; via the coding sequence ATGTGTGAGAGGAAAAGAAAAGGTACACGAGAACGCCAAAAACAGATCATCGACATATCGTTGAAGGTCATCGATAAAGAGGGCATCCAAGGCCTCACATTGAAGAGGATCGCATCTGAGATTGGGATATCTGACGTCGCGCTCCTTCGCCATTTCAGCAGCAAAGAAGAGATCCTCGAGGCATTGGCACAGAAGGTATTCTTTGAAAACGTTGTCACTGAAGAGGAAGGGTGGTCCGAGGACGTCCTTTCATCATTGAGGTCATTGACAAAAAGGCAGTTCGAGGCCTTCGAACAATGCCCACAAGCGACAGCGGTCCTTTTCCAGGAAGAGATTTTCCGCGAGTATCCCAAGATAAGGGAATGGTTCATAAGGAGAAGGTCAGAAAGACACGCCAAGATCGTAAACATGGTCTTGAAGGGACAGAGCACTGGACGGATATCTCCGTCGGTCGACCCCTCGGCCTTTGCGACCATATACATGGGCGCCATCAGGATGACCGTCATGGAATGGAGGGACTCTGGATATGTCTGGAGCCTCGTTGACCGCTCCGGGCCTCTTGTTGATATGCTCCTGAGGGTCCTGAGGTGA
- a CDS encoding 4Fe-4S binding protein: MSEIMTMVGLVYAILMITISLWLLRSGRMTRLLVITISVATSAIGFILVSPLVPVQMQALVLGQRVSGPNATISIVIILILIASSLMFGRAFCGYACPIGAVQEMAFMAPFKKVKIGGEKVRTVHALSSLVFFLGGLVSFSFLGPFGVKEFFNLDMISPWYYVFVGVLVIGMFVYRPFCRTVCPFGFFSSLFARRSRVGMGRKDGCRSCRACEKICPVEEAKCHQDGSGCFLCQRCSDICTRSAIGYARREGIKDD, encoded by the coding sequence ATGTCTGAGATCATGACCATGGTAGGGCTTGTTTATGCCATACTGATGATAACGATCTCATTATGGTTATTGAGGTCCGGAAGGATGACTAGGCTCTTGGTCATTACGATATCGGTCGCGACGTCAGCCATCGGTTTCATTCTCGTCTCCCCGCTCGTTCCGGTCCAGATGCAGGCATTGGTCCTAGGTCAAAGAGTTAGCGGTCCCAATGCGACCATATCCATTGTCATCATACTGATCTTAATTGCTTCTTCTCTTATGTTCGGTAGAGCGTTCTGTGGTTATGCCTGTCCGATCGGTGCGGTACAGGAGATGGCATTTATGGCCCCCTTTAAAAAGGTCAAGATCGGCGGAGAGAAGGTCAGAACGGTCCACGCTCTTTCTTCGCTCGTCTTTTTCTTGGGAGGGCTGGTGTCCTTCAGCTTCCTTGGGCCCTTCGGGGTGAAGGAGTTCTTCAACCTGGATATGATCTCTCCTTGGTACTATGTCTTCGTGGGGGTATTGGTTATAGGGATGTTTGTCTACAGGCCGTTTTGCAGGACCGTTTGCCCATTTGGGTTTTTCTCCTCCTTGTTTGCAAGGAGGTCCAGGGTTGGCATGGGGAGAAAAGATGGATGCAGGTCATGTCGCGCATGTGAGAAGATATGTCCTGTAGAAGAGGCCAAATGCCATCAGGATGGGAGCGGATGTTTCCTTTGCCAACGTTGTTCCGATATTTGCACAAGGAGCGCGATAGGATATGCAAGGAGAGAGGGGATAAAAGATGACTAA
- a CDS encoding cupin domain-containing protein: MKTAVYDSFSERPNPHGASVRTIYDHPEAQVTHISLRPGSSLKRHVTPVDVFFYILEGEGEVEIGDEWEKVTKDMIIESPAKIPHRILNNGDSDLRFLVVKTPRPEQRSVLI, translated from the coding sequence ATGAAGACGGCAGTCTACGATTCCTTTTCGGAGAGGCCGAACCCGCATGGGGCGAGCGTGAGGACGATCTATGACCACCCTGAGGCCCAGGTCACCCACATCTCATTAAGGCCAGGTTCCTCATTGAAGAGACACGTCACCCCTGTCGATGTTTTCTTCTACATTCTAGAGGGGGAAGGTGAGGTGGAGATCGGTGATGAATGGGAAAAGGTGACAAAGGATATGATAATCGAAAGCCCTGCAAAGATCCCTCATCGTATCCTCAACAATGGAGATTCCGATCTGAGGTTCCTTGTGGTCAAGACCCCAAGACCTGAACAGAGATCAGTGCTGATATAA
- a CDS encoding cupin domain-containing protein has product MKKEITNIVDLEGRKADLKGRKLVMNELLAYQEGAVVSRTLIDKKVGTVTVFSFDEGQGLSEHTAPYDAMVMLLDGEAEITISGRSQLLRSGEMIIMPANEPHALRAVRPFKMMLIMIRT; this is encoded by the coding sequence ATGAAAAAGGAGATAACGAACATCGTCGACCTCGAAGGTAGGAAGGCCGACTTAAAGGGCAGGAAGTTGGTCATGAACGAGCTGTTGGCATACCAAGAAGGGGCCGTAGTATCGAGGACATTGATAGATAAGAAGGTCGGGACGGTCACGGTGTTCTCATTCGATGAAGGACAGGGTCTTAGCGAGCACACCGCCCCCTATGACGCCATGGTCATGCTCCTTGATGGGGAGGCCGAGATAACGATCTCCGGAAGGTCCCAGCTGTTGAGGTCCGGAGAGATGATCATAATGCCTGCGAACGAACCGCACGCACTCAGGGCGGTCAGACCGTTCAAGATGATGTTGATAATGATCAGGACGTGA